In Oncorhynchus masou masou isolate Uvic2021 unplaced genomic scaffold, UVic_Omas_1.1 unplaced_scaffold_8981, whole genome shotgun sequence, the genomic stretch caagttattgtgtatatagccaagttattgtgtatttagccaagttattgtgtatttagccaagttattgtgtatatagccaagttattgtgtatttagccaagttattgtgtatatagccaagttattgtgtatttagccaagttattgtgtatatagccaagtttgTCAATATCAAGATGATCTGCTGCTTGCTCTTTCCTCtctacagtcagtcagtgtatcatAGTGTTCCTCAGGGACGACAGACTGCGTGGTATTACTGACAGAATAATGATAAGGAATGTGAAAGTATAGTCACTAACTAACCGTGACTCACCTCTGACCTATAGGACACCCCAGAAGGCCAGCAGCCAATGGGAACCCCCCAAGTGCTGACCTTTCAGGTGACCCCTACAGACTACCTGTTGGGCGTGGCCGACCTGACAGGTGAGCTGATGAGGATGTGTATCAGTAGCGTGGGGAACGGGGACATGGACACGCCCTTCCAGGTCAGCAtattcctgtatctgtgttagggttgcaatttttttttttcagaAATTTCTGTTAGAGTATTCCCAGactcaggagggaataagcaggaaatccaggaATAATCCAAGAAGGATTTCTGGGAATTTTGGTAAAGTTACCAGACTTTTGTAAGCCTCAGTCACTGTAAAAACACAGACAACTACTGATGTAAAAaggctgactgacagacagactggatcTAGATATTGTTGTCACTGTAAAACACTGTGACAACTCCTCATGTAGAAAGTGCTTTATAAATCCATCTGATTGCTCTATCCCAGGTGTCCATGTTCCTGCGTCAGATCCACGATGGTTTCTCCTACATCGGTAACACTGGTCCTTATGAGGTCAGTAAGAAGCTGCTCACTCTATGTCTGGCTGGGGCAGTACATttgtgtgattgattgattggctaATTTAATGAATTGATCTATCCCAGGTCAGTAAGAAGCTCCACACGCTGAGACAGAGTCTGTCCAAGGTGGAGGATGCCTGCTATACCCTGAAGGTGCGGGGTCAGAGATCCCCAAACACATGCTGGCTGACGTCTTCTCAAGCAGGACAGCCATGATGGACCAGGATGAAGGACTGGCCTAGCGATGGGGGTGGGGTTTAATGGTGGAGGTGAGGGTGTAATGATCTGGAAAGGGGTAGGGTTAAATGATGGGCGTGGTCTGTACCTAGGGAAACTTCACCCTGAGCCCTGTTATGCAGTCAGGGTCATGTTTAATAGGCAAAATGTTGTGGAACTTTGCAGATAGAAATCTATAAAGATGTGATGATTCCTTTTTCTAGATGTTCaagaggcatgtttgttctacaaAGTACATTTCTATCTGAAAGTTCCACAACGTTGTACCCTGGTTTGTTATTGTTCTGTGGTGACATCTGATGTTGGTCTGGATAATGCGTTTGTTATGGTATTTGGTGTCAACTGTTGTTTCATTCAAACATTGTTCATTGCTGTTTGTTCTGACTCTGATCAGTGTCGTCACAATCTCCGCTGTCCCAATCTGAAGGTCGTCAAGATATAGCATGTAAAATGTCACTCTTAATTTAGTATTTTTCAATAAAGTTCAAAAAGTGTTGTGAAGTAGACACTCTCAGgcattattgtgtgtgtgaggctgggtCTCTCTATCACTATTTAAAGTAGACTACACCTGTCTGGTAATCTAAAGTAGACTACACCTGTCTGGTAATCTAAAGTAGACTACACCTGTCTGGGAGTCTAAAGTAGACTACACCTGTCTGGTAATCTAAAGTAACCTTTACACCTGCCTGGTAATCTAAAGTAGACTACACCTGTCTGGTAATCTAAAGTAGACTACACCTGTCTGGTAATCTAAAGTAGACTACACCTGTCTGGTAATCTAAAGTAGACTACACCTGTCTGGTAATCTAAAGTAGACTACACCTGTCTGGGAGTCTAAAGTAGACTTTACACCTGTCTGGTAATCTAAAGTAGCCTTTACACCTGTCTGATAATCTAAAGTAGCCTACACCTGTCTGGTAATCTAAAGTAGCCTTTACACCTGTCTGATAATCTAAAGTAG encodes the following:
- the LOC135538048 gene encoding LOW QUALITY PROTEIN: translin-associated protein X-like (The sequence of the model RefSeq protein was modified relative to this genomic sequence to represent the inferred CDS: inserted 1 base in 1 codon), which encodes MGTPQVLTFQVTPTDYLLGVADLTGELMRMCISSVGNGDMDTPFQVSMFLRQIHDGFSYIGNTGPYEVSKKLHTLRQSLSKVEDACYTLKVRGXEIPKHMLADVFSSRTAMMDQDEGLA